One part of the Musa acuminata AAA Group cultivar baxijiao chromosome BXJ1-5, Cavendish_Baxijiao_AAA, whole genome shotgun sequence genome encodes these proteins:
- the LOC135581738 gene encoding DNA excision repair protein CSB-like — translation MYDIMEEEDEDKLLLSSLGITSANPEDIERKILSQAKNDTNYASEPGESSHDYEPDETGPLPTRVKLYNKLRALEVEIDAVASSIGSAKCIEVDGSGNSDSTSVRGDKPVENIGYDVHAPSSNLCLEQALATDRLRDLKKAKAQLQKEISLFGDYAFANDIEHEKHNVELLDELVKERPKQKPKHKQKLKSNGHSKRPLKAVAYDEDADFDTVLDAASAGFMETERDKLVRRGILTPFHKLKGFERRVQERGPPIRQDVPEEDSTENLASTSIARAAQSISQIALARPTTKLLDAEALPALEPPTRPFQRLQGPLKRARSSRKKELDKNERNIKRTRRPGPEKRWRKDDLTNESLDGSEEDTRRGSSASDCEEELQDEAENKDQSSVVFEGGLKMPGAIYSKLFDYQKVGVQWLWELHCQRAGGIIGDEMGLGKTIQVISFLGALHFSKMYKTSIVVCPVTLLRQWQREVKKWYPDFKVEILHDSAHAITKQKLVKSSESDYDSESSLGSDSERPCPVKSTEKWDYMIDRIVKSESGLLLTTYEQLRLMGEKLLDIEWGYAVLDEGHRIRNPNAEITLVCKQLQTVHRIIMTGAPIQNKLGELWSLFDFVFPGKLGVFPVFETEFAVPITVGGYANATPLQVSTAYRCAVVLRDLIMPYLLRRMKADVNAQLPKKTEHVLFCSLTPDQRSVYRAFLASSEVEQIFDGIKNSLYGIDVMRKICNHPDLLEREHAAQNPDYGNIERSGKMKVVSQILNVWKEQGHRVLLFAQTQQMLDIIESFLTASGYSYRRMDGFTAVKQRMALIDEFNNSEEVFVFILTTKVGGLGTNLTGADRVIIYDPDWNPSTDMQARERAWRIGQKRDVTVYRLITRGTIEEKVYHRQIYKHFLTNKILKNPQQRRFFKARDMKDLFTLQDDQGDLTETSNIFSQLSEEIHVGVTDGYQGKQGSSPSGIRESTNQIDGGKDEEINILKSLFDVHGIHSAMNHDAIMNANEDFKMKMEEQASQVAQRAAQALRESRMLRSRESFAVPTWTGRAGAAGAPSSTRNRFGSTLSTQLLGPGKPSEGSASRPPGFSAGASTGKALSSVELLARIRGTQERAVSDALEQDLDLASTSNHQHGKPESSHSTKPPGKLVIAQPEVLIRQLCTFIQQRGGSTDSASITQHFKDKIQSKDLPLFKNLLKEIATLEKDASGSRWVLKSEYQ, via the exons GCAAAGAATGACACCAATTATGCAAGTGAGCCTGGGGAGAGCTCCCATGACTATGAGCCTGATGAAACTGGACCATTGCCTACCCGAGTTAAACTCTACAATAAATTGCGTGCATTGGAAGTTGAAATCGATGCTGTAGCTTCTAGCATTGGAAGTGCTAAATGCATTGAAGTTGATGGAAGTGGCAATTCTGATAGCACAAGTGTCAGAGGGGATAAACCTGTGGAGAATATTGGGTATGATGTTCATGCTCCTTCTAGCAATTTGTGTCTGGAACAGGCACTTGCAACAGATCGCCTAAGAGATCTTAAGAAAGCAAAGGCTCAGCTGCAAAAAGAAATTTCTCTGTTTGGTGACTATGCTTTTGCTAATGACATTGAGCATGAAAAACACAACGTGGAGCTGCTTGATGAGTTGGTCAAAGAAAGACCGAAACAAAAACCAAAGCATAAGCAGAAACTAAAATCAAATGGACACTCAAAACGACCTCTGAAAGCTGTTGCCTATGATGAAGATGCTGATTTTGATACAGTTCTTGATGCAGCCTCTGCTGGGTTTATGGAAACT GAGAGAGATAAATTGGTTCGAAGGGGTATCTTAACACCATTTCATAAGCTTAAAGGCTTTGAACGTCGTGTCCAAGAACGTGGACCTCCAATCAGGCAAGATGTACCTGAGGAAGACTCAACTGAAAATCTTGCATCAACCAGCATTGCTAGAGCTGCTCAATCAATTTCCCAGATTGCATTGGCTCGACCAACAACCAAATTGCTAGATGCAGAGGCTTTGCCTGCACTGGAACCACCTACTCGCCCGTTTCAAAGACTTCAAGGTCCTCTAAAACGCGCAAGATCctcaagaaaaaaagaattggataagaatgaaagaaatataaagagGACAAGAAGGCCTGGACCTGAGAAAAGATGGAGAAAGGATGATTTAACCAATGAGTCACTGGATGGAAGTG AGGAAGACACAAGGAGAGGTTCGAGTGCCTCTGATTGTGAGGAAGAATTGCAAGATGAGGCAGAAAACAAAGACCAGTCATCTGTAGTCTTTGAAGGAGGCTTGAAAATGCCTGGTGCTATTTATTCAAAACTTTTTGATTATCAAAAGGTAGGAGTTCAGTGGCTGTGGGAATTGCATTGCCAAAGAGCTGGTGGCATCATTGGAGATGAGATGGGTCTGGGTAAGACCATCCAGGTCATCTCATTTCTTGGCGCTCTTCATTTTAGTAAAATGTATAAAACCAGTATTGTTGTTTGTCCTGTGACCCTTCTGAGACAATGGCAACGGGAGGTTAAGAAATGGTACCCTGACTTTAAAGTTGAGATACTGCATGATTCTGCGCATGCTATAACTAAACAGAAATTGGTCAAATCTAGTGAAAGTGATTATGATAGTGAATCTTCATTAGGTAGTGATAGTGAAAGACCTTGCCCTGTAAAATCAACAGAAAAATGGGATTATATGATTGATCGGATTGTGAAATCTGAATCAGGATTGCTTCTGACTACATACGAGCAATTACGCCTTATGGGTGAGAAGTTGCTTGATATAGAATGGGGATATGCAGTTTTGGATGAGGGTCATCGAATAAGAAATCCAAATGCTGAGATAACTTTAGTTTGTAAACAACTACAGACTGTGCATCGCATAATTATGACTGGTGCACCAATTCAAAACAAATTAGGAGAATTGTGGTCTCTTTTTGATTTTGTATTCCCTGGGAAATTAGGTGTCTTTCCTGTGTTTGAGACAGAGTTTGCAGTTCCAATTACAGTGGGTGGATATGCTAATGCTACGCCACTGCAGGTGTCAACAGCTTATAGATGTGCAGTTGTCTTACGTGATTTGATCATGCCATACCTTCTTAGGCGTATGAAAGCTGATGTGAATGCTCAGCTACCCAAGAAAACTGAACATGTCCTTTTCTGCAGCCTAACCCCAGACCAGCGATCTGTGTATCGGGCATTTCTTGCTAGCTCTGAGGTGGAGCAAATTTTTGATGGAATAAAAAACTCGTTATATGGGATAGATGTTATGCGGAAGATCTGCAATCATCCTGATCTATTGGAAAGAGAACATGCTGCTCAGAATCCAGATTATGGGAATATTGAACGAAGTGGAAAGATGAAAGTTGTTTCGCAGATTCTTAACGTTTGGAAGGAGCAAGGACATCGTGTTCTTCTTTTTGCACAAACTCAACAAATGCTAGATATTATAGAGAGCTTTCTTACTGCAAGTGGTTATAGCTATAGAAGAATGGATGGATTTACTGCTGTAAAGCAGCGGATGGCACTTATAGATGAATTTAATAACTCTGAGGAGGTCTTCGTCTTCATCTTAACTACTAAAGTTGGTGGTTTGGGAACAAATTTGACAGGCGCTGACAGGGTCATTATATATGATCCTGACTGGAATCCTTCAACTGATATGCAG GCAAGAGAACGGGCTTGGCGGATTGGACAGAAACGGGATGTAACAGTTTACAGATTGATAACACGTGGAACCATAGAGGAGAAGGTATACCACAGGCAAATCTACAAGCATTTTCTCACCAACAAGATCTTGAAGAATCCTCAACAAAGGCGATTCTTCAAAGCAAGAGACATGAAGGATCTATTCACCTTGCAAGACGATCAAGGGGATTTGACcgagacatcaaatattttcagtCAGTTATCCGAAGAGATCCATGTAGGTGTTACCGATGGTTACCAAGGAAAACAAGGATCTAGCCCAAGTGGCATAAGGGAGAGCACTAATCAAATTGATGGCGGTAAAGATGaggaaataaatattttgaaaagtcTTTTCGATGTCCATGGTATTCAT AGTGCAATGAACCATGATGCCATTATGAATGCTAATGAGGATTTTAAGATGAAGATGGAGGAGCAAGCTTCCCAAGTAGCACAGAGGGCAGCTCAAGCCTTGCGGGAGTCACGAATGCTTCGAAGTCGTGAAAGTTTTGCTGTTCCCACATGGACTGGAAGAGCTGGCGCTGCTGGGGCTCCATCATCTACCCGTAATAGGTTTGGATCTACTTTAAGTACACAGCTGCTGGGTCCTGGGAAGCCCAGTGAAGGATCTGCTAGTAGGCCTCCTGGTTTCTCAGCTGGAGCTTCAACTGGTAAAGCACTATCATCAGTTGAACTCTTGGCTAGGATTCGTGGAACTCAAGAGAGGGCTGTTAGTGATGCCCTCGAGCAAGATCTGGATTTGGCTTCTACGTCCAATCACCAACATGGAAAGCCAGAAAGCAGTCATTCAACAAAGCCGCCCGGTAAACTCGTGATAGCGCAGCCTGAGGTCCTGATCCGGCAGCTCTGCACTTTCATACAGCAGAGAGGTGGGAGCACCGATTCTGCAAGCATAACACAACATTTCAAGGACAAGATACAATCAAAAGATTTGCCTctcttcaaaaatcttctcaaggAAATagcaacattggagaaggatgccAGTGGATCCAGATGGGTTTTGAAATCAGAGTATCAGTGA